A region from the Amycolatopsis camponoti genome encodes:
- a CDS encoding ABC transporter permease produces the protein MSFLDQLNAWLSDPNRWSWTDKAGIPYRTLEHLRFSVLALVIAAVLTIPAALWLAHYRKGAFLASSAVNIGRAIPSFGLIILFWFLASRWEFDTTFWPLLLALVALAMPPLFTNTYAGVVSLEQETVDAARGTGYREWQIMFRVELPLASPVLLAGARVAFLQLIATVAIGAIVNDGGGLGRYIVDGFALGAAGYGEIFAGGLAAVVLALACDGLFALITRLATPRGLALQNARRES, from the coding sequence ATGAGCTTCCTCGACCAGCTGAACGCGTGGCTCTCGGACCCGAACCGCTGGAGCTGGACGGACAAGGCCGGCATCCCGTACCGGACGCTGGAGCACCTCCGGTTTTCGGTGCTGGCGCTGGTGATCGCGGCGGTACTGACGATCCCGGCGGCGCTGTGGCTGGCCCACTACCGCAAGGGCGCGTTCCTCGCGAGCAGCGCGGTGAACATCGGCCGCGCGATCCCCAGCTTCGGCCTGATCATCCTGTTCTGGTTCCTGGCCAGCCGCTGGGAGTTCGACACGACGTTCTGGCCCCTGCTGCTCGCGCTCGTCGCGCTGGCGATGCCGCCGCTGTTCACGAACACGTACGCGGGTGTGGTGTCCCTGGAACAGGAAACGGTCGACGCGGCCCGCGGCACGGGGTACCGCGAGTGGCAGATCATGTTCCGCGTCGAGCTGCCGCTGGCGTCCCCGGTGCTCCTGGCCGGCGCGCGGGTGGCGTTCCTGCAGCTGATCGCGACGGTCGCCATCGGCGCGATCGTCAACGACGGCGGCGGTCTCGGCCGCTACATCGTCGACGGCTTCGCGCTGGGCGCGGCGGGCTACGGCGAGATCTTCGCGGGTGGTCTGGCCGCGGTGGTCCTGGCGCTCGCGTGCGACGGCCTGTTCGCGCTGATCACCCGTTTGGCCACACCCCGAGGCCTGGCCCTGCAGAACGCCCGCCGCGAGTCGTAG
- a CDS encoding class I SAM-dependent methyltransferase, with amino-acid sequence MWQTGDAYESYIGRWSRRVAPVFVRRLGVPASRRWLDVGCGTGALTSAVLEAGAPAEVVGVDPSEGFLKTARASVPDPRASFSVADARELPFPDDHFDVVVSGLVLNFVPDPARAAAEIARVTRGVAAAYLWDLAEGMQLIRHFWEAAAELDPAKVAELDEGRRFTLCRPEPLGRLWTDAGLTGVSVDEIKVPTVFTDFDDYWQPFLGAQGPAPAYLATLPEARRDQIRELLRSRLPTSPDGSIPLSARAWVVRGTA; translated from the coding sequence ATGTGGCAGACGGGCGACGCGTACGAGTCCTACATCGGCCGGTGGAGCCGCCGGGTCGCGCCGGTGTTCGTCCGGCGGCTGGGCGTCCCGGCGAGCCGGCGCTGGCTCGACGTCGGCTGCGGAACCGGCGCGCTGACGTCGGCGGTGCTCGAAGCGGGCGCCCCGGCGGAGGTCGTCGGCGTCGACCCGTCCGAGGGATTCCTGAAGACCGCCCGCGCGAGCGTGCCCGATCCGCGCGCGTCGTTCTCGGTCGCCGACGCCCGTGAGCTGCCCTTCCCGGACGACCACTTCGACGTCGTGGTTTCCGGCCTGGTCCTGAACTTCGTCCCCGATCCGGCGCGCGCGGCGGCGGAGATCGCCCGCGTGACACGCGGCGTGGCCGCGGCGTACCTCTGGGACCTCGCCGAAGGCATGCAGCTGATCCGGCACTTCTGGGAGGCCGCCGCCGAGCTGGATCCGGCGAAGGTCGCCGAGCTGGACGAAGGCCGCCGGTTCACGCTGTGCCGCCCGGAGCCGCTCGGTCGCTTGTGGACGGACGCGGGCCTGACCGGGGTGTCCGTCGACGAGATCAAGGTCCCGACCGTGTTCACGGATTTCGACGACTACTGGCAGCCGTTCCTCGGCGCGCAGGGCCCGGCCCCGGCGTACCTCGCGACACTCCCCGAGGCCCGCCGGGACCAGATCCGTGAACTCCTGCGCAGCCGCCTGCCGACCAGCCCGGACGGCTCGATCCCGTTGTCGGCCCGAGCCTGGGTGGTCCGCGGAACCGCTTAG
- a CDS encoding ABC transporter permease, whose amino-acid sequence MHVTAVTPLAADSGPPIFQWKWVDRNADDIVQRLGEHISLTAAALGVGLVVSIALAVLSLRYRWSYPVILGTAGALYVIPSLGAFAVLVPFFGLTFLTAMIPLATYTLLILVRNIVTGVDQVPNEVREAAVGMGYTRGKLLWQIELPLALPVVIAGLRVAAVTTIGLVTVTSMLGLGGLGYFIRAGIQTATPNPTEILVGVVLSVVLAVVVDLVLWLSERLLAPWSRKVRTR is encoded by the coding sequence GTGCACGTGACCGCGGTGACCCCGCTGGCCGCCGATAGCGGACCCCCGATCTTCCAGTGGAAGTGGGTGGACCGCAACGCGGACGACATCGTCCAGCGCCTCGGCGAACACATCTCGCTGACCGCCGCCGCGCTCGGCGTCGGGCTGGTCGTCTCGATCGCGCTCGCGGTGCTCTCACTGCGGTACCGCTGGTCGTACCCGGTCATCCTGGGCACGGCCGGCGCGCTGTACGTGATCCCGAGCCTCGGCGCGTTCGCCGTGCTGGTGCCGTTCTTCGGGCTGACGTTCCTCACCGCGATGATCCCGCTCGCGACGTACACGCTGCTCATCCTGGTCCGCAACATCGTCACGGGCGTCGACCAGGTGCCGAACGAGGTCCGCGAGGCCGCGGTCGGCATGGGCTACACGCGCGGCAAGCTGCTCTGGCAGATCGAGCTGCCGCTCGCGCTGCCGGTGGTGATCGCCGGGCTGCGCGTCGCCGCGGTGACGACGATCGGCCTGGTCACGGTCACGTCGATGCTCGGCCTCGGCGGCCTGGGCTACTTCATCCGCGCGGGCATCCAGACGGCGACGCCCAACCCGACGGAGATCCTCGTCGGCGTGGTGCTCTCGGTGGTGCTGGCGGTGGTCGTGGATCTGGTGCTGTGGCTCAGCGAACGCCTGCTGGCGCCCTGGTCGCGGAAGGTGCGGACGCGATGA
- a CDS encoding MarR family transcriptional regulator, translating to MTATPDATRRRRSTVEVKESLRDLRNQLSLLNHQVSAHLALKDVDLDCLELIGRHGPLSPSALARRAGLHPATMTGILDRLQKGGWIVRERDPEAADRRAVAVRAVRGRNAELFRLYAGMNTAMDDLCAGYSEEELALIAGFLRRATSAGNAATGDLANG from the coding sequence ATGACAGCCACGCCGGACGCCACCCGTCGGCGCCGGTCGACGGTCGAGGTCAAGGAGTCGCTGCGCGACCTGCGCAACCAGCTTTCGCTGCTGAACCACCAGGTCAGCGCCCACCTCGCGCTCAAGGACGTCGACCTCGACTGCCTGGAGCTGATCGGCAGGCACGGTCCGCTGAGCCCGAGCGCGCTCGCCCGCCGCGCCGGGCTGCACCCGGCGACGATGACCGGCATCCTCGACCGGCTGCAGAAGGGCGGCTGGATCGTCCGCGAGCGCGACCCGGAGGCGGCCGACCGCCGCGCGGTCGCGGTGCGCGCGGTCCGCGGCCGCAACGCGGAGCTGTTCCGGCTGTACGCGGGGATGAACACGGCCATGGACGACCTCTGCGCCGGCTACAGCGAGGAGGAGCTGGCCCTGATCGCCGGCTTCCTGCGGCGCGCGACGTCAGCGGGCAACGCGGCGACGGGTGACCTGGCTAACGGCTGA
- a CDS encoding SRPBCC family protein: protein MGKVTATAERTIEAPADKVRALVADYAETRPKLLTEHYRDYEVTEGGVGAGTKAGWKLQATSKRVRDVKATVSEPKPGTLVETDANSSMVTTWSVTEAGERSVVKIETTWEGAGGIGGFFEKTFAPGGLKKIYDGVLGKLAEIV, encoded by the coding sequence ATGGGAAAGGTCACGGCCACCGCGGAGCGCACCATCGAGGCCCCGGCCGACAAGGTCCGCGCGCTCGTCGCCGACTACGCCGAAACGCGCCCGAAGCTGCTCACCGAGCACTACCGCGACTACGAGGTGACCGAGGGCGGCGTCGGCGCCGGGACCAAGGCCGGCTGGAAGCTGCAGGCGACGTCCAAGCGCGTGCGCGACGTCAAGGCGACGGTCAGCGAGCCGAAGCCCGGCACGCTGGTCGAGACCGACGCGAACTCGAGCATGGTCACCACCTGGTCGGTCACCGAGGCCGGCGAGCGCAGCGTCGTGAAGATCGAGACCACCTGGGAGGGCGCCGGCGGCATCGGCGGCTTCTTCGAGAAGACCTTCGCGCCCGGTGGGCTCAAGAAGATCTACGACGGCGTTCTCGGCAAGCTCGCCGAGATCGTGTGA
- a CDS encoding ABC transporter substrate-binding protein: MRWFRNASVVAVAVAATLGLAACGGGSDSGDKPAAQGKGGAPIVVASFNFTDSQILAEIYAQALEAKGYPVTRKLNLGSRELIYPSLKSGELQFIPEYQGAAITTGFGKEAGKTAQEEHDQLAKLFEPSGVGLLNFAAAEDKNTYIVKSDLAKEKGIASISDLKKLDKVVMAGPPECEKRLPCFQGFKDVYKLTNATFQTIQEAGPRVEQLKSGAVTVIPVDSVSPLTGDSNYTVLKDDLNIVPTENVVPAVNKKVLDERGADFATAVNAVSAKLTTDVMRDLNKKVDSDGEKAADVAKDWLSQAGL; encoded by the coding sequence GTGCGCTGGTTCCGGAACGCGTCCGTGGTGGCGGTGGCCGTCGCGGCGACGCTCGGTTTGGCCGCCTGTGGGGGTGGCAGCGACAGCGGTGACAAGCCCGCCGCGCAGGGCAAAGGTGGGGCGCCGATCGTCGTCGCGTCCTTCAACTTCACCGACAGCCAGATCCTCGCCGAGATCTACGCGCAGGCGCTGGAGGCCAAGGGCTACCCGGTGACGCGCAAGCTGAACCTGGGCTCGCGGGAGCTGATCTACCCGTCGCTGAAGTCCGGTGAGCTGCAGTTCATCCCGGAGTACCAGGGTGCGGCGATCACCACGGGCTTCGGCAAGGAGGCCGGGAAGACCGCGCAGGAGGAGCACGACCAGCTGGCCAAGCTGTTCGAGCCCAGCGGCGTCGGCCTGCTGAACTTCGCCGCGGCGGAGGACAAGAACACCTACATCGTCAAGTCCGACCTGGCCAAGGAAAAGGGCATCGCGTCCATCAGCGACCTCAAGAAGCTGGACAAGGTCGTCATGGCGGGGCCGCCGGAGTGCGAGAAGCGGCTGCCGTGCTTCCAGGGCTTCAAGGACGTCTACAAGCTGACGAACGCGACGTTCCAGACGATCCAGGAAGCCGGGCCGCGGGTCGAGCAGCTGAAGTCGGGCGCCGTCACGGTGATCCCGGTCGACTCGGTCAGCCCGCTGACCGGCGACTCGAACTACACGGTGCTCAAGGACGACCTGAACATCGTGCCGACCGAGAACGTCGTGCCGGCGGTGAACAAGAAGGTCCTCGACGAGCGCGGCGCCGACTTCGCGACCGCGGTCAACGCGGTGAGCGCGAAGCTGACGACGGACGTCATGCGCGACCTGAACAAGAAGGTCGACTCGGACGGCGAGAAGGCCGCCGACGTCGCGAAGGACTGGCTCTCGCAGGCCGGTCTCTAA